One window from the genome of Acuticoccus sp. I52.16.1 encodes:
- a CDS encoding toll/interleukin-1 receptor domain-containing protein, producing MPQILISHSSLDNAAAIALRDWLVAEGRDKLFLDLDPDRRIAAGERWERALQEAARRSEAVIFLVSHNWLGSDWCSNELTRARRLNKRLFGVLIEEDLPIERLPRDVTSTWQLVHLAAGRDHRQTRVTLPVDW from the coding sequence TTGCCGCAGATATTAATCAGCCATTCGAGCCTCGATAATGCGGCGGCCATCGCGTTACGCGACTGGCTGGTCGCCGAAGGGCGGGACAAGCTCTTTCTCGACCTCGACCCCGATCGGCGCATTGCCGCCGGGGAGCGATGGGAGCGCGCCCTGCAGGAAGCCGCGCGCCGCTCCGAGGCTGTGATCTTTCTGGTCAGCCACAACTGGCTCGGCTCGGACTGGTGCAGCAACGAGCTCACGCGCGCCCGACGGCTGAACAAGCGGCTCTTCGGTGTCCTCATCGAGGAGGACCTTCCGATCGAGCGGCTGCCGCGGGACGTCACCAGCACGTGGCAGCTGGTCCACCTCGCTGCCGGTCGCGACCATCGGCAAACTCGGGTTACGCTTCCCGTGGACTGGTGA
- a CDS encoding TIR domain-containing protein, with amino-acid sequence MRVFVSYSRSDMAMVDAITAALADEPFEWLVDRESLDHGEKWREQIVSLILSADVALWLLTERSIRSVYCRWELDHLTAQRKKVIPVVMEPLDLALLPLELGERQAFPSVGVFDLARDRDLLVATLLKDVDWLTLGTFYLGRARNWDDGGRRDDRLLKGLDVRDAEAWRDRQPPHTPAPSSQVLEYLRFSRQGLRRRRRLFASVASVALVVVLAAMAFILLLRTQATQEAQLRRVAHSYEMAQRLRVPGPNDDPVQLMAEALAAIPSPDARGTDFTAPELTAQLTSTLAKSHLGPQITSPHDGPVTALALAPHQGYLASASAAGVAVHTLEPVDPAPRMLEGVEGTATALAILRNDTHLVVGTDTGAVQTFSMPDLRLIRTVREHAGAVSSLVHLDKSQQGYTILGSTATDGTAQLHGAEGPTTPLLKHLDAVPLPTAEGIRRSGADGAAHSAFAAPWRSIQDHNLGLGVTGIARFAKTGEIVTAGEDGRLVRWSKDGQQIGEYTAGEEPILSFASFEYSNRLGIMMLGMAGRVAVFDHDLQWRGDMQMPTGSTVPANQAVVDLGFTGDGLGLFGRIEGKGRSTILALWNASSGELARFPPLVENRANMMRTATGDPIAVSAIGDIVPADEAALGARVAPRNIVYLNVGGSLDQPVSIHSHLAPVTIIALDSTDRWIASADVTGGLALDYLENNESRQVSSIVVGVGNDDWIARIDVNDDASAGFVATGRGQNMLVLSLSVSFMTMQVGELGVRIESVLPGSVAEGILKAGDVLVKVEDVDTYNAIDVVRTVRGRPGESTTFTLLRDGAERTVIIAPRTVAEEGEWIGQIGVQLTDPEQIVHWQWTGDDVGLAATVSGTIDRVAIRREQVRITIERDTLHDAGQPILALRRLEGETAVAIAEDGTLVFIDAGTGATETVTSTTAAKGTTAVDPETRRRSVAVRALRGPRSFLVADRDEESLTRYENGIPTLRRSIDRVVAPDEMFFAVAPSGLIALPSRVDLERATPNPAVILHSLESTSVEETPREIALPGPGSMVTALAFSNDSQTLIAATSDYRMFIVNVETGEVAKTIPLFGFQASRLEVSEGGERVIALGSDKIRVFDLATGVVLYANDSDSPESRSTGADADRSGTILVTTADNFAVYYELPQSMQETIAAICERIPAAHLDAAAAAARDAESALTWCLARRKQP; translated from the coding sequence ATGCGCGTGTTCGTCTCCTATTCACGGAGCGACATGGCGATGGTTGATGCGATCACCGCTGCACTTGCTGACGAGCCGTTCGAGTGGCTAGTCGACCGTGAAAGCCTCGACCACGGCGAGAAGTGGCGCGAACAGATCGTGTCGCTGATTCTGTCGGCCGACGTCGCCCTGTGGCTCCTGACCGAGCGGTCCATACGCTCCGTCTACTGCCGCTGGGAGCTCGATCATCTCACCGCCCAGCGCAAGAAGGTGATCCCGGTCGTCATGGAGCCGCTGGACCTCGCCTTGCTTCCGCTGGAGCTCGGTGAGCGGCAGGCCTTCCCCAGCGTCGGAGTGTTCGACCTGGCGCGCGACCGCGATTTGCTCGTCGCGACGCTTCTCAAGGACGTGGACTGGTTGACGCTCGGGACCTTTTATCTCGGTCGGGCTCGCAACTGGGACGACGGCGGTCGCCGCGATGATAGGCTACTGAAGGGGCTCGACGTCCGCGATGCCGAGGCGTGGCGCGACCGCCAGCCGCCGCACACCCCTGCGCCCTCGTCACAGGTGCTCGAGTACTTGCGCTTCTCCAGGCAGGGACTGCGGCGGCGCCGCCGCCTCTTCGCATCGGTGGCTTCCGTGGCGCTTGTCGTCGTTCTCGCTGCAATGGCATTCATTCTCCTGCTGCGCACCCAGGCCACGCAGGAAGCGCAGCTGCGTCGGGTCGCGCATTCCTACGAGATGGCGCAGCGTCTCCGGGTTCCCGGCCCGAACGACGATCCGGTGCAGCTGATGGCGGAGGCGCTTGCCGCGATCCCGAGTCCGGATGCCCGCGGCACCGATTTCACTGCGCCCGAACTGACCGCTCAGTTGACCAGCACGCTCGCCAAGAGCCATCTCGGCCCGCAAATAACGTCACCACACGACGGGCCGGTCACCGCGCTCGCCCTCGCGCCGCACCAGGGCTACCTCGCCAGTGCAAGCGCGGCCGGCGTAGCGGTCCATACGCTGGAGCCGGTCGACCCTGCGCCACGCATGCTCGAGGGCGTCGAAGGCACCGCCACGGCGCTGGCGATCCTGCGCAACGACACCCACCTCGTCGTCGGTACGGACACCGGAGCGGTACAGACCTTCAGCATGCCGGACCTGCGGCTCATCAGGACCGTTCGCGAGCACGCGGGGGCCGTCTCCAGTCTCGTTCATCTCGACAAGTCTCAGCAAGGGTACACGATCCTGGGATCGACTGCGACCGATGGCACGGCTCAGTTGCACGGTGCGGAGGGGCCAACGACCCCGCTGCTGAAGCACCTGGACGCGGTGCCACTCCCGACAGCGGAGGGCATCCGCCGGTCCGGAGCGGACGGGGCCGCCCATTCGGCGTTCGCCGCTCCGTGGCGCTCGATACAGGACCACAATCTCGGCCTCGGTGTCACCGGTATTGCCCGATTTGCGAAGACCGGCGAAATCGTTACGGCTGGCGAGGACGGCCGTCTGGTGCGCTGGTCGAAAGACGGCCAGCAGATCGGGGAGTACACCGCGGGCGAAGAACCGATCCTCTCTTTCGCAAGCTTCGAGTATTCGAACAGGTTGGGCATCATGATGCTTGGCATGGCCGGACGCGTCGCCGTTTTCGACCACGACCTGCAATGGCGGGGCGACATGCAGATGCCGACCGGCAGCACCGTTCCGGCGAACCAGGCCGTCGTCGATCTCGGCTTCACCGGGGATGGATTGGGGTTGTTCGGGCGCATCGAGGGTAAGGGGCGTTCGACCATCCTGGCGTTGTGGAACGCCTCCTCTGGAGAATTGGCTCGCTTTCCCCCGCTTGTCGAGAATCGCGCGAACATGATGCGTACGGCGACAGGCGATCCGATCGCGGTCAGCGCGATCGGCGACATCGTTCCCGCGGATGAGGCGGCGCTCGGTGCTCGAGTCGCGCCGCGGAACATCGTCTATCTCAACGTTGGTGGGAGCCTTGACCAGCCGGTCTCGATTCACAGCCACCTCGCCCCGGTGACGATCATTGCGCTCGACTCGACCGACCGTTGGATCGCATCTGCCGACGTCACCGGTGGGCTGGCGCTCGACTATCTCGAAAATAACGAATCACGACAGGTGAGCTCCATTGTCGTCGGAGTCGGCAACGACGACTGGATCGCGCGGATCGACGTCAACGACGATGCGAGCGCCGGCTTCGTCGCCACCGGACGCGGCCAAAACATGTTGGTGCTCTCGTTGTCGGTCAGCTTCATGACGATGCAGGTGGGTGAATTGGGCGTGCGCATCGAGTCGGTGCTTCCCGGCAGCGTCGCCGAAGGCATCCTGAAGGCGGGTGACGTCTTGGTGAAGGTCGAGGACGTCGATACGTACAATGCGATCGACGTTGTCCGCACGGTGCGCGGGCGCCCCGGGGAGTCCACCACGTTCACGCTGCTGCGAGACGGCGCGGAGCGAACGGTCATCATCGCTCCCCGCACGGTCGCGGAAGAAGGCGAGTGGATCGGGCAGATCGGGGTCCAGCTCACCGATCCGGAGCAGATCGTGCACTGGCAGTGGACCGGTGACGACGTCGGTCTGGCGGCCACGGTGTCGGGGACGATTGACCGCGTCGCCATCCGCAGGGAGCAGGTGCGGATCACAATCGAGCGCGACACGCTTCACGACGCTGGCCAGCCGATCCTTGCGTTGAGGCGGCTCGAGGGAGAGACCGCAGTCGCCATCGCTGAAGACGGTACGCTCGTCTTCATTGATGCCGGGACGGGCGCGACCGAGACCGTCACGTCGACGACGGCTGCGAAAGGCACGACCGCTGTGGACCCCGAAACGCGCCGCCGCTCGGTCGCGGTGCGGGCCCTCCGCGGGCCGCGCAGCTTTCTGGTTGCCGACCGCGACGAAGAGAGCCTTACGCGCTATGAAAACGGGATTCCGACTTTGCGGCGTTCCATCGATCGAGTCGTCGCCCCCGATGAGATGTTCTTCGCGGTGGCTCCGTCGGGACTGATTGCGTTGCCCTCGCGGGTGGACCTCGAGCGCGCCACCCCAAACCCCGCAGTGATCCTCCACTCCCTCGAATCCACCTCGGTCGAAGAGACGCCACGCGAAATCGCGTTGCCCGGTCCGGGGAGCATGGTCACTGCTCTGGCATTCTCGAACGACAGTCAGACGCTCATCGCGGCAACGTCGGACTACAGGATGTTTATCGTGAACGTGGAGACGGGTGAGGTTGCCAAAACCATTCCGCTCTTCGGGTTTCAAGCGAGTCGGCTTGAGGTCAGCGAAGGCGGCGAGCGTGTCATCGCCCTCGGCAGCGACAAGATCCGCGTCTTCGATTTAGCAACCGGTGTGGTCCTCTACGCAAACGATTCCGATAGCCCCGAAAGCCGCTCTACTGGCGCCGACGCAGATCGAAGCGGCACTATCCTGGTAACGACAGCCGACAATTTCGCAGTTTACTACGAGTTGCCGCAATCAATGCAGGAAACCATCGCGGCGATATGCGAAAGGATCCCCGCAGCTCACCTCGACGCCGCCGCCGCGGCAGCAAGGGATGCGGAGAGTGCTTTGACTTGGTGTCTTGCGAGGCGGAAACAGCCGTAG
- a CDS encoding transposase — translation MWTQEHRERHRQCGNGFPSDLTDAERERLAPLVPAASPGGRPRKTDMRAAMNAILYLLRTGCPWRYLPRDGFPPLSTVYNIFRKFQREGTWEAIWAELHLALRERLGREASPRAFLSMEIVRRSDDTRGFVVQPRRWVVERCFSWFGRNRRLAKDYENLADTLAAFVAIASIRLALKRLARLG, via the coding sequence ATGTGGACGCAGGAGCATCGCGAGCGGCATCGGCAGTGCGGGAACGGCTTTCCGAGCGATCTGACGGATGCGGAACGGGAGAGGTTGGCGCCGCTCGTCCCTGCGGCATCGCCGGGCGGACGGCCGCGCAAGACCGACATGCGGGCGGCGATGAACGCCATACTCTATCTGCTGCGCACGGGCTGCCCGTGGCGCTACCTGCCCCGCGATGGCTTTCCACCTCTGTCGACCGTGTACAACATCTTCCGCAAGTTTCAGCGCGAGGGCACCTGGGAGGCGATCTGGGCAGAGCTCCACTTGGCGCTGCGCGAGCGCCTCGGGCGGGAGGCGAGCCCCCGCGCGTTCCTCTCGATGGAGATCGTCCGCCGCAGCGACGACACCAGGGGCTTCGTCGTCCAGCCGCGGCGCTGGGTGGTCGAGCGCTGCTTCTCCTGGTTCGGCCGCAACCGTCGTCTCGCCAAAGACTACGAGAACCTCGCCGACACCCTCGCGGCGTTCGTCGCCATCGCCTCCATTCGCCTCGCGCTCAAGCGCCTCGCACGCCTCGGATGA
- a CDS encoding TRAFs-binding domain-containing protein, translated as MSETHDDRPACFVIMPFQVKTEPATGRSIDFDVVYRDAIRPGVERAGMNPMRGGEQLPIGIIHDQFLQQIVMSPFAVADLTTANANVFYEFGVRHAVKPRTTVGITGNDKAIPFDVSYLQAVAYPLDAMGNLVRGEPLEAFIEALATALKQRAHLGDSRFDPEPWRETDSPLFRLMQGYNVKIPELPHLRSDAFIAMANSQSAVEREMDAIRERFIAGQLSKDDAVEQLDALADRLLASQWPNLVNLSQLFITYRAVSAWPQMLALHERMPEVLRAQRVTREQHAFALNRQGETTKDAALVAEALKVLEDVKERFGADAETCGLIGRIHKRRWEAARKSGDITEPAHLEEAIAAYRQGFELDPRDYYPGVNLCTLLAATGEDGKAELDATVPVVRYAATRHIGTSADYWGHATLLELAVLARDAKAAQRQHIKAVPLIKEDFQPGTTANNLTIILDNAPDPDALAFAVPIRDDLVARARSA; from the coding sequence ATGAGCGAAACCCACGACGACCGCCCCGCGTGCTTCGTCATCATGCCGTTCCAGGTGAAGACCGAGCCCGCCACCGGCCGCAGCATCGACTTCGACGTCGTCTACCGCGATGCCATCCGGCCCGGGGTGGAGCGGGCCGGGATGAACCCCATGCGGGGCGGCGAGCAGCTCCCCATTGGGATCATCCACGATCAGTTCTTGCAGCAGATCGTCATGTCGCCATTTGCCGTCGCGGACCTTACGACGGCCAACGCCAACGTGTTTTACGAGTTCGGCGTCCGTCACGCCGTCAAGCCGCGCACCACGGTGGGCATCACCGGCAACGACAAGGCCATCCCGTTCGACGTGAGCTATCTGCAAGCCGTGGCCTACCCCCTCGATGCCATGGGCAACCTCGTGCGCGGAGAGCCGCTGGAGGCCTTCATCGAAGCGCTCGCCACCGCGTTGAAGCAACGCGCGCACCTGGGAGACAGCCGCTTCGATCCTGAGCCGTGGCGCGAGACCGACAGCCCGCTCTTCCGCCTTATGCAAGGCTACAACGTCAAGATCCCCGAGCTGCCGCACCTGCGCTCCGACGCGTTCATCGCCATGGCCAACAGTCAGAGTGCGGTGGAGCGGGAGATGGACGCCATCCGCGAGCGATTCATCGCCGGACAGCTTTCCAAAGACGACGCGGTCGAACAACTCGACGCCCTCGCCGACCGCCTCCTCGCGTCGCAGTGGCCCAACCTCGTCAACCTCAGCCAGCTCTTCATCACCTACCGCGCGGTGAGCGCATGGCCGCAAATGCTGGCGCTGCACGAACGCATGCCCGAGGTTCTGCGCGCCCAGCGCGTCACACGCGAGCAGCACGCCTTCGCGCTCAACCGCCAGGGTGAGACGACCAAGGATGCCGCGCTGGTCGCCGAGGCGCTCAAGGTGCTGGAGGACGTCAAGGAACGTTTCGGCGCCGACGCGGAGACCTGCGGCCTCATCGGCCGGATCCACAAGCGCCGCTGGGAGGCCGCGCGAAAGAGCGGCGACATCACCGAGCCCGCTCACCTGGAGGAGGCCATCGCCGCCTACCGCCAAGGCTTCGAACTCGATCCGCGGGATTACTACCCGGGCGTCAACCTATGCACCTTGCTTGCCGCGACCGGAGAGGACGGCAAGGCCGAACTCGACGCGACGGTGCCCGTGGTGCGCTACGCCGCAACGCGCCACATCGGCACGTCGGCGGACTACTGGGGACACGCGACGTTGCTGGAACTCGCCGTGCTCGCGCGCGACGCCAAGGCGGCGCAGCGCCAACACATCAAGGCCGTCCCGCTGATTAAGGAAGATTTCCAGCCCGGCACGACCGCCAACAACCTCACCATAATCCTCGACAACGCACCCGACCCGGACGCGCTCGCCTTCGCCGTCCCCATCCGCGACGACCTCGTGGCGCGGGCGAGATCAGCGTGA
- a CDS encoding toll/interleukin-1 receptor domain-containing protein produces MGDTVAARAIKSLSWSGDEMANLFLSYGTADAADFAARLAESLTARGHTVWRDRERLQGTRGWDSQIEIAIGDSDAMVAVLSPHATRRTGDGSGSMVDSVCLDEIAYARFGPKPVPIVPVMAVETTPPLLLIRQQYIDFLTAQTDETFGARLSELTDVIDSVVRTGAAQMLDEEADMFDLDTLIPRGKVVGRRWLHEKVDAWLAGPAPLLLITGDPGIGKSTFLADRIAKDPLIGAYHICRAVRPDTLEVGRAIRSMALMLARRTPAARTTFDRLSGSRGPLARGEAEANPQRAIEDGLWPLVEEAADGVTLVLAIDSLDEGEWGTGRTMAVTLADALALMPAGVRLVCTTRRDPSVMALFLGEATVVIDAHGVENREDVRSYIDTRLSHVSNIPNLLPDIARMAEGNFMVARLIADQIERKGVCDLGASPTSVGRVYALTFRRLFPQSAFFLPIRRTLSVMLAAQAELPLELASQVLEFENIALLRSTLDPIAPYVIRGNTLSFFHSTLHEWLSADEHPYSVDGKEGAVLLAEFVRDWSDDGAQLSTESKFYLTLYSWRHAATARQGVSLRLADALADWSFEQIREVTRMHHWPDTAQTLPNLDPYINYCIDNNDITALRSILRFLGRVAHLNWRDSGVFGIRDASAQPDLCANDDSEMEGARISAPHAAHAAEAIAVVGNISRRVLQRRDAKSDAGIMHLCLEAMSAHIRPLSTFAHLRGSLYGYSGMYEDIAWGVYTELRQLIGQYARANDRDVNSGENKNL; encoded by the coding sequence GTGGGCGACACCGTCGCCGCGCGGGCCATAAAAAGCTTGTCTTGGAGCGGTGATGAGATGGCCAACTTGTTCCTGAGCTACGGCACGGCGGACGCTGCCGATTTTGCCGCGCGGCTCGCCGAAAGCCTAACAGCTCGCGGCCATACTGTATGGCGCGACCGCGAGCGGCTCCAGGGCACCCGGGGTTGGGACAGCCAGATCGAGATTGCAATCGGCGACAGCGACGCCATGGTGGCCGTCCTCTCCCCCCACGCCACACGCCGCACCGGCGATGGGTCAGGCTCGATGGTGGACTCGGTTTGCCTCGACGAGATCGCCTACGCCCGCTTCGGGCCCAAGCCGGTGCCCATCGTCCCCGTCATGGCGGTGGAGACTACGCCGCCGCTGCTCCTCATCCGCCAGCAATATATCGACTTCCTGACCGCGCAGACTGACGAGACGTTTGGCGCGCGGCTCTCCGAGCTCACCGACGTCATCGACAGCGTCGTGCGCACCGGCGCGGCGCAGATGCTGGATGAAGAGGCCGACATGTTCGACCTCGACACCCTCATCCCCCGCGGCAAGGTCGTCGGCCGCCGCTGGCTCCACGAGAAGGTGGACGCCTGGCTCGCCGGCCCCGCGCCGCTGCTCTTGATCACCGGTGACCCTGGCATCGGCAAATCGACGTTCCTTGCCGACCGCATCGCCAAGGACCCCCTCATCGGCGCCTACCACATCTGCCGCGCCGTTCGCCCCGACACGCTGGAGGTCGGCCGCGCGATCCGCTCCATGGCGTTGATGCTCGCCCGCCGAACGCCAGCGGCGCGAACCACGTTCGACCGCCTCTCGGGCTCCCGCGGCCCCCTCGCCCGCGGCGAGGCGGAGGCAAACCCCCAGCGCGCAATTGAGGATGGACTGTGGCCGTTGGTCGAGGAAGCGGCCGATGGGGTGACGCTGGTTCTGGCGATCGATTCGCTGGACGAGGGTGAGTGGGGCACCGGACGCACCATGGCGGTGACCTTAGCGGATGCGTTGGCGCTGATGCCGGCGGGCGTGCGGTTGGTCTGCACGACGCGGCGGGATCCATCGGTGATGGCGCTATTTCTTGGCGAGGCGACCGTGGTAATCGATGCGCACGGCGTCGAAAATCGCGAAGATGTTCGGAGCTATATAGATACTCGTTTATCACACGTCAGCAACATTCCAAATTTGCTGCCTGACATCGCGCGTATGGCAGAGGGCAATTTTATGGTTGCTCGTCTGATTGCGGATCAGATCGAGCGCAAGGGGGTATGCGATTTAGGAGCGAGCCCCACGAGCGTTGGGCGTGTATACGCCCTGACTTTTCGGCGGCTTTTCCCCCAATCTGCGTTCTTCCTCCCGATCCGACGGACCTTAAGCGTGATGCTTGCAGCGCAGGCCGAACTTCCCCTCGAGCTAGCATCACAAGTTTTAGAATTCGAGAATATTGCATTGCTCCGATCAACGCTAGATCCGATAGCGCCTTATGTCATAAGAGGAAATACTCTTTCGTTTTTTCACAGCACTTTACATGAGTGGCTTTCGGCGGATGAACATCCATACTCAGTCGATGGCAAGGAAGGAGCCGTTTTATTGGCCGAGTTCGTGCGCGATTGGTCCGACGACGGCGCTCAACTTTCGACGGAATCCAAGTTTTACCTGACCCTTTACTCGTGGCGTCACGCTGCGACCGCGCGTCAAGGGGTGTCCTTACGTCTCGCGGATGCATTGGCAGACTGGTCGTTCGAGCAGATACGTGAAGTGACGCGCATGCATCACTGGCCAGACACCGCGCAAACTCTTCCAAATCTCGATCCCTACATTAATTATTGTATCGATAATAATGACATTACAGCTTTGCGTTCGATCCTCAGATTCTTGGGTCGAGTCGCGCATTTGAATTGGAGAGACAGCGGTGTTTTTGGTATTCGAGATGCATCAGCGCAACCAGACTTATGCGCCAATGATGATTCAGAAATGGAGGGAGCTAGAATTTCCGCTCCTCACGCTGCACATGCCGCGGAAGCCATTGCTGTGGTTGGAAATATATCGCGAAGGGTTCTGCAGCGCCGGGATGCCAAATCGGACGCTGGCATAATGCACCTATGCCTGGAGGCAATGAGTGCACATATTCGCCCACTGAGTACATTTGCACACTTGCGAGGTTCACTCTATGGCTATTCAGGAATGTATGAGGACATCGCTTGGGGCGTCTATACGGAACTGCGTCAACTGATTGGCCAATACGCGCGGGCGAACGACCGTGACGTAAATTCCGGTGAGAATAAAAATCTATGA